The following nucleotide sequence is from Nesterenkonia xinjiangensis.
GTGGCCGCGGTCCTCCTCTACGCAGGAGGCCTCCAAGCCTTGCAGACGACAGTCATCCTCAGCGCCGCTCCCTTCATCTTTGTGATCCTGGCGCTCGCCGTGGCCACTGTCATGCAGCTGCGGAGGGATCCGCTCATGGAGGCCATGTCGACGTCGACCCACGAGATCGCCATCGTGCAGCAGGCTCGGCGTGGTTCCGCCGAGCAGTCCACGACACCTGGAGACGTGTCAGGGAGGAAGGCCGCCGGACCGGATGGCGAGGACTCCTGAGCCACCACGATCGCGGTCGTCCCTGAGACTCGCACCAGTCCTCGACGCGCGATCTCTCCGACACCCCCGGATCACCCATCCGGACGATCGACAGGAGGAGCCTGCCACCGACGCTAGAGTAGTGATCATGAACGGATCGGAGACCGGTGATGAACCCCAGACCCCGTTGACGGTGTCGATGGGATCACGCCGCGTGCCGGTTCCCAAGCCGCCTCGCGGCGGCGGCCACCTTCCCACCGTGGAGGAGGTCAGCGCGGGCGGAGTGGTCATCAGGCCCGCCGCCCAGGGCTTCGAGGTGGCCATCATCGCCCGATACAACCGGGGCGGACGGCTCGAGTGGTGCCTGCCCAAGGGCCACCCGGAGAACGACGAGGACCACGAGCAGGCCGCGATCCGTGAGGTGGAGGAGGAGACCGGCATCGCCGGGGCCATCCTGACCTCTCTGGGAAGCATCGAGTACTGGTTCACCGTCCCCACCCACCGGGTGCACAAGACGGTGCACCATTTCCTGCTCGAGGCCGTGGGCGGGGAGCTCACCACCGAGAACGATCCGGACCACGAGGCTGTCGACGTCGCCTGGGTCAACATGGACGATCTGGAGCGGACGCTGTCCTTCCCGAATGAGCGACGCATCGTCTCCGCTGCCAAGCAGGTCATCGCGGACACGTTATAGTCAGCGCCGATGTCGCATACTTCCCCTGACCAGGACAGCCGTCAGCACGACGGCGACAAGCCCCCCGACACCCATATCCCACAAGGCGGGATGGCGCGGGCCAGCGCCTTGATGGCCTCCGGGACCATGGTCTCGCGCATGCTCGGCTTCATCCGGACTGCTCTGCTGGCCGTGGCGATCGGCTCCACGGCCCTGGTGGCCGACGTCTTCGAGAAGGCCAACACCATCCCGAACGTGATCTACATGCTGCTGGCCGGCGGCATGTTCAACGTGGTGTTGGTGCCGCAGCTCATCAAGGCCGCCAAACGCCCGGACAGGGGCTCCGACTACACCTCACGGCTTCTGACGCTCTGCGTGCTGGTGCTCGGCGCGTTCACCATCCTGCTGACCCTGGCGGCATACCCGCTGATGGTGGCCCTCACCAAGGACTGGACCGAACCGATGCTCGCGCTGGGCACCGCCTTCGCCCTGTGGACGCTGCCGCAGGTGTTCTTCTACGGGCTCTACGCGGTCATCGGGCAGATCCTCAACGCCAACGCGAAGTTCGGCTGGTACATGTGGGCCCCGGTGCTGAACAACGTCATCGCCATCGGTGTGATCGGCAGCTACCTGGTGATGTTCGGCCGCTTCACCTCCGGCACCGATCAGGCCGCGGAGTGGACCACCCAACAGACCCTCTGGCTGGCGGGCGGCCACACCGTAGGCATCATCGCCCAGGCGGCGATTCTGATCTGGCCGCTGATGAAGATCGGATTCCCGATCCGCCCGAAGTTCGGCTGGAAGGGAATGGGGCTGCGCTCCACCGGGCAGATCGCGGCCTGGACGCTGGCGACCATGCTGATCAGCAACATCGCCAATCTGCTCTACATGCGGCTGATCTCCGGTGCCACCGCAAGTCGTGAGCAGATGGCCGACGGCGGCGCCTCCATCCCCGGCGAATACGCAGCCAACACGGCCCAGCTGATCACCGTGCTCCCGCATTCGGTCTTCGTGCTCTCGCTGGCCACGGTGCTGTTCAACCAGCTGGCGCGCTCCATGGACCTGGGCCGGCTCGGACGTGCCAGGGAGATCATCAACGAGGGTCTGCGGATGTTCGCGATCCCGGTGATGTTCTCCATGGTCGCGGTCATCGTGCTGGCGGGACCGCTCGGGAGGCTCTTCGGCGGCTCGGCGGAGACGGCGCACCTCTCCGGGGCCGCGATCGGCCAGCTGCTGATCCTGCTGGCCCTGGGCATGCCGTTCCGCTCTGCGAACTTCTATCTGATGCGCGTCTTCTACTCGGCGGAGGATGCGCGCACCCCGATGCTGGTGCACACCATCATCGCCGCCCTGTGCCTGGCCTGCGCCTACGGCGGCGCCCTGGTGCTGCCCAACGAGACGCTGCCGTTCCTGGTGATCGGGCTCTTCTCCCTCTTCCACGTCGTGCAGTACGTGCTGTGCCACGTGTGGGTGGTCCGCCGCTGGGGCAGCTTCGGTTTCGCCTCCGTCGTGGCCGCCTACGCCCGCTCGGG
It contains:
- a CDS encoding NUDIX hydrolase → MNGSETGDEPQTPLTVSMGSRRVPVPKPPRGGGHLPTVEEVSAGGVVIRPAAQGFEVAIIARYNRGGRLEWCLPKGHPENDEDHEQAAIREVEEETGIAGAILTSLGSIEYWFTVPTHRVHKTVHHFLLEAVGGELTTENDPDHEAVDVAWVNMDDLERTLSFPNERRIVSAAKQVIADTL
- the murJ gene encoding murein biosynthesis integral membrane protein MurJ, which translates into the protein MSHTSPDQDSRQHDGDKPPDTHIPQGGMARASALMASGTMVSRMLGFIRTALLAVAIGSTALVADVFEKANTIPNVIYMLLAGGMFNVVLVPQLIKAAKRPDRGSDYTSRLLTLCVLVLGAFTILLTLAAYPLMVALTKDWTEPMLALGTAFALWTLPQVFFYGLYAVIGQILNANAKFGWYMWAPVLNNVIAIGVIGSYLVMFGRFTSGTDQAAEWTTQQTLWLAGGHTVGIIAQAAILIWPLMKIGFPIRPKFGWKGMGLRSTGQIAAWTLATMLISNIANLLYMRLISGATASREQMADGGASIPGEYAANTAQLITVLPHSVFVLSLATVLFNQLARSMDLGRLGRAREIINEGLRMFAIPVMFSMVAVIVLAGPLGRLFGGSAETAHLSGAAIGQLLILLALGMPFRSANFYLMRVFYSAEDARTPMLVHTIIAALCLACAYGGALVLPNETLPFLVIGLFSLFHVVQYVLCHVWVVRRWGSFGFASVVAAYARSGWAAVVAGLTGASVLWLLGGYSWGFAWQSILTALITCTVVGAVMGVVFVMMLKVMRVREFDDVMAPLARRIPALARLSR